The proteins below are encoded in one region of Lactuca sativa cultivar Salinas chromosome 3, Lsat_Salinas_v11, whole genome shotgun sequence:
- the LOC111880206 gene encoding sister chromatid cohesion protein SCC2, with translation MSNSRVGGGGGIPRGISLANTVHSEVAPCLPLPSLPVFCGALDQDLRLIDEPTGSAKQLNRSDVPDQASKISKLLQSTDVSYLNLRTKGTQSPYGHEGHLDLYNEVLRCNPEAFEHIAPGSAKHQLYNNSVPNNKVSERKQLVQKLSTNNEPVKDKGETQRQHEHDAITSSSRKPKARKKTSDDTLPTEPEGTELQDAAVERFCEVLEDLCGKAEITVDDREEGEAEWVLLPVGNIRTLVKEVMAARTNKIQHFVPVGLLERMLKVLDHHIHSAEGLSITQSESSYSDVVSTIMVALESIHAAVAIMAYNGMPKQIYKEEIIERIVEFSRRQIADVMVACDPSHRPTIKPTDNGNLSKKLDNDDDDDEDDDDDDDDDDYDEDFGSASKKRRTTRNAKVKRSGTNKTSAAAHNILQKLCTIIGFLKDLLMIERLSDSCILQLVKTCFSTLLVDNVQLLQLKAISLIGGIFYSYNQHRVYVMDDLLHLLLKIPFSKKIPRTYHLADEEQRQIQMISALLIQLIHCSANLPDSLREAPDSNPLFEIGIDSSYPFKSQEAVTDACCLFWSRVLQRFANTKNQNQDASEFKVMLENLVMDLLTTLNLPEYPASAHILEVLCVLLLQNAGLKSKDVAARSIAIDILGTVAARLKREAVLCKKETFWIVKELLGRDETDISPPDDTCSVCLDPKSEKPLEQCETCQRLFHVDCMGVREHDISGSSWFCQLCLCKKQLLFLQSYCKTQGRVEGTHTRKKSKSKDKDKDTFDVSKTEIVQQMLLNHLQDFASAEDVHIFTRWFYICLWYKDDPNGQEKFLYYLARLKSKAIVRGSGMGSSLLTRSSVKKITLALGQNNSFSRGFDKILHMLLASLREGSPVIRAKALRAVSIIVEADPEVLGDKFVQTAVEGRFCDSAISVREAALELVGRYIASHPDVAQRYYGKVAERVKDTGVSVRKRAIRIIRDMCTSNSNFLDFNSACIEIISRISDEESSIQDLVCKTFYEFWFEEPSGSQTQMYADGSSVTLEIAKKTEQMVEMLRKRPNYQLLVIVIKRNLALDFLPQAAKAAGISPVMLASVRKRCELMCKCLLEKILRVEETNVNDMEVGALHYVLLLHAFCLVDPALCAPASNPSQFVVTLQPYLKKQADNRAVAQLVESIVFVIDSVLPLVRKLPQSVIEDLEQDLKQMIVRHSFLTVVHACIKCLCSMSKVAGKGASVIRYLIQVFFKRLDSLGFENNQQVCRSLFCLGLLIRYGSSLLRMSLSSTQTLDVSGSLTLFKKYFYAEDFALKIRSLQALGYVLIAKPECMLEQDMGNILEATLSSSTDARIKMQSLQNLFEYLVDSEQQMENDKVEYEKVVNSKDASHVPVAAGAGDTNICGGIIQLYWNSILGRCLDANEQVRQSALKIVEIVLRQGLVHPITCVPYLIALETDPQEANSKLAHHLLMNMNEKYPAFFESRLGDGLQMSFIFMQSMNQNLPETPNAQNKTPNNTKGKPDGSSFSYARLGVSRIYKVIRGNRASRNKFMSSIVRKFDTPAWHNSVVTFLIYCTEILSLLPFVLPEEPLYLIYAINRVIQVRSGGIESNMKTFLHKLQEQIPKQPENSVVQHEPEPEPEPEPEPEPTAQPVSGEEPIVDENAPVKEEAPNEIKEEAPTEVKEEVVATEVNNVTETEPMDVDQQSMNYANSVVIISPDDLPHIQGDCLAACALQLLLKLKRHLKIIYSLDDARCQAFSPADPPKPGEFLSRQNIPFNVGEVDTTRPTTYQEILQRYQEFKNALREDTVDYSVYTANIKRKRPPGRKPGTTKAVLQSRVNNGNNNKDSDDDSGDENWGSGTRVTTGVRRGGITTRSRQRL, from the exons ATGTCGAATTCTCGTGTCGGAGGTGGAGGAGGGATACCTAGAGGTATCAGCCTCGCCAACACTGTTCATTCCGAAGTCGCTCCATGCTTGCCGTTGCCGTCGCTGCCGGTATTCTGCGGCGCTCTTGACCAGGACCTGCGGTTAATTGACGAGCCTACGGGTTCGGCCAAGCAGTTAAACCGTAGTGATGTTCCCGATCAGGCTAGCAAGATATCCAAACTTCTCCAGTCTACTGATGTGTCTTACCT GAATCTTAGAACGAAAGGAACCCAATCACCCTATGGTCATGAAGGACATCTAGACCTTTACAATGAGGTTCTTAGATGCAACCCTGAAGCATTTGAGCACATTGCTCCAG GTTCTGCGAAGCATCAATTGTATAATAATTCGGTACCTAATAACAAGGTATCTGAAAGGAAGCAGTTAGTGCAAAAACTCTCCACTAACAACGAACCCGTGAAAGACAAAGGAGAAACTCAGCGTCAACATGAACAT GATGCTATTACATCTTCATCTAGAAAACCAAAAGCAAGAAAGAAAACATCTGATGACACATTACCAACTGAACCAGAAGGCACTGAACTTCAAG ATGCTGCTGTGGAAAGATTTTGTGAAGTGCTTGAGGATTTATGTGGGAAAGCAGAAATTACTGTGGATGATAGGGAAGAAGGTGAAGCAGAATGGGTACTTCTGCCTGTTGGCAATATTAGAACTCTTGTGAAAGAAGTTATGGCAGCTCGAACAAACAAAATACAGCATTTTGTCCCTGTTGGTCTTCTTGAAAGAATGTTGAAAGTTCTAGATCATCATATTCACAGTGCAGAAGGCTTATCCATTACTCAATCTGAAAGT TCTTATTCGGATGTAGTGTCTACAATTATGGTAGCACTTGAGTCCATCCATGCAGCTGTTGCAATTATGGCATATAATGGCATGCCAAAGCAAATCTACAAGGAAGAG ATCATTGAAAGAATTGTGGAGTTTTCAAGGAGACAAATAGCAGATGTCATGGTAGCTTGTGATCCATCTCATCGTCCCACCATCAAACCAACTGACAATGGCAATTTGAGCAAAAAACTCG ataatgatgatgatgatgatgaggatgatgacgatgacgatgatgatgatgattatgatGAGGATTTTGGATCTGCTAGCAAGAAAAGGCGTACTACTAGGAATGCAAAAGTGAAAAGATCAGGAACAAACAA GACTTCTGCTGCAGCACATAACATACTTCAGAAACTTTGCACCATAATTGGTTTTCTAAAGGATTTATTAATGATAGAGCGCCTCTCAGATAGTTGCATCTTACAACTAGTGAAAACATGCTTTTCAACTTTATTGGTGGATAATGTTCAACTTTTACAATTGAAGGCAATCAGTCTAATAGGCGGG ATATTTTATTCATATAATCAGCATCGAGTATACGTGATGGACGATTTACTTCATCTGCTCTTGAAAATACCATTTTCAAAGAAGATTCCTAGAACTTACCACCTTGCAGATGAAGAGCAAAGACAGATTCAAATGATATCTGCTTTATTGATTCAGTTAATTCATTGTAGTGCAAACCTTCCTGATTCTTTGAGGGAAGCACCTGATTCCAATCCGTTATTTGAAATTGGAATTGATTCTAGTTACCCTTTTAAATCCCAAGAGGCAGTAACTGATGCATGTTGTCTTTTCTGGAGTCGTGTGCTTCAACGATTTGCAAAtaccaagaatcaaaatcaagatGCATCTGAGTTCAAGGTCATGTTGGAAAATCTTGTTATGGATCTTCTGACAACATTGAATTTACCTGAATACCCTGCTTCAGCTCATATTCTTGAG GTTCTTTGTGTGTTACTGCTTCAAAACGCGGGTCTGAAGTCAAAAGACGTTGCTGCCCGTTCCATTGCCATTGATATTCTTGGAACAGTTGCTGCAAGGCTAAAACGCGAAGCTGTCCTCTGTAAAAAGGAAACATTCTGGATTGTAAAAGAGTTACTAGGCAGGGATGAAACCGACATTTCACCTCCAGACGATACATGTTCTGTTTGTTTGGATCCAAAGAGTGAAAAGCCATTGGAACAATGTGAAACTTGTCAGAGATTATTTCATGTAGACTGTATGGGAGTAAGAGAACATGACATATCTGGTAGCAGTTGGTTTTGTCAGCTCTGTCTCTGCAAAAAACAACTCCTTTTTTTACAATCTTATTGTAAGACTCAAGGAAGAGTCGAAGGCACTCACACCCgtaaaaagtcaaagtcaaaggacAAGGACAAGGACacctttgatgtttcaaaaacGGAGATCGTGCAACAGATGTTATTGAATCATCTTCAGGATTTTGCATCTGCTGAGGATGTGCATATTTTTACTAGATG GTTTTATATTTGTTTGTGGTACAAAGATGATCCAAATGGACAAGAGAAGTTTTTGTACTACCTTGCCAGGCTAAAATCAAAAGCAATTGTGCGTGGTTCTGGGATGGGTTCATCTTTATTGACTAGGAGTTCTGTCAAGAAGATAACATTGGCACTGGGACAGAATAACTCTTTTTCTAGAGGATTCGATAAAATTCTTCACATGCTTCTG GCAAGTTTAAGGGAGGGTTCTCCTGTGATTCGTGCTAAAGCATTGCGTGCA GTTAGTATCATTGTAGAGGCTGATCCAGAGGTTTTAGGTGATAAATTTGTTCAAACAGCTGTTGAAGGAAGGTTTTGTGACTCTGCTATATCTGTACGAGAAGCAGCATTGGAACTTGTTGGCCGATATATTGCTTCACATCCTGATGTTGCTCAGAGG TATTATGGGAAGGTGGCTGAAAGAGTGAAAGATACTGGAGTGAGTGTTCGGAAACGAGCCATCAGGATCATTAGGGATATGTGTACTTCTAATTCTAATTTCCTGGACTTCAACAGTGCTTGCATTGAAATCATTTCTCGTATTAGCGATGAAGAATCCAGCATTCAG GACCTTGTGTGCAAGACATTCTACGAATTCTGGTTTGAGGAGCCTTCAGGTTCACAAACCCAAATGTATGCAGATGGTAGTTCTGTAACACTGGAAATAGCAAAGAAGACTGAACAAATGGTTGAAATGCTGAGGAAAAGGCCCAATTATCAGTTACTTGTCATAGTTATTAAACGTAATTTAGCCCTTGATTTTTTACCTCAAGCAGCTAAGGCTGCAGGAATCAGTCCTGTGATGCTTGCATCCGTAAGAAAACGATGTGAGCTCATGTGCAAGTGCTTGTTAGAAAAGATATTACGG GTAGAGGAAACAAATGTTAATGATATGGAAGTGGGTGCACTTCATTATGTCCTGCTCTTGCATGCTTTCTGTTTAGTGGATCCTGCACTTTGTGCACCAGCCTCTAATCCTTCTCAGTTTGTGGTCACATTGCAGCCATATTTAAAGAAACAG GCTGATAATCGAGCAGTTGCCCAACTAGTGGAAAGTATAGTGTTTGTGATCGACTCTGTTTTGCCTTTGGTAAGAAAGCTTCCTCAAAGTGttattgaagatcttgaacaAGATTTGAAGCAGATGATCGTCCGGCATTCTTTTTTGACTGTTGTCCATGCTTGCATCAA GTGCCTTTGCTCCATGAGCAAAGTTGCAGGAAAGGGTGCATCTGTTATTCGATATCttattcaagtattcttcaaACGCTTGGATTCACTGGGATTCGAAAACAATCAG CAAGTGTGTCGATCTCTTTTCTGTCTTGGATTGCTTATTCGCTATGGAAGCTCTTTGTTACGTATGTCACTTTCCAGCACACAGACTCTTGATGTCTCTGGCAGCCTCACCTTATTCAAAAAGTACTTCTATGCAGAGGATTTTGCTCTCAAAATCAGATCATTACAG GCATTAGGCTATGTTTTAATTGCTAAGCCAGAATGTATGTTGGAACAAGACATGGGAAATATCTTAGAAGCAACACTCTCTTCTAGCACCGATGCTCGCATCAAG ATGCAATCACTGCAGAACTTGTTTGAGTACCTTGTAGATTCAGAACAACAGATGGAGAATGATAAAGTTGAATATGAAAAAGTTGTTAATAGTAAAGATGCAAGCCATGTCCCTGTTGCTGCAGGTGCAGGTGATACTAACATCTGTGGTGGAATCATTCAGTTATATTGGAATAGCATTCTAGGTAGATGTTTGGATGCAAATGAACAAGTTCGCCAGTCTGCTCTTAAG ATTGTGGAAATAGTTCTACGCCAAGGTCTAGTTCATCCGATTACATGTGTTCCATATCTGATAGCACTTGAAACAGATCCACAGGAAGCAAACTCAAAGCTTGCTCATCATTTGCTCATGAATATGAATGAGAA GTATCCTGCCTTTTTCGAAAGCCGTCTAGGTGATGGACTACAGATGTCATTTATCTTCATGCAATCAATGAACCAAAATCTTCCCGAAACACCAAATGCCCAAAACAAGACACCTAATAACACAAAAGGAAAACCAGATGGCAGCTCCTTCTCTTACGCAAGACTCGGTGTTTCTCGAATTTACAAGGTCATTCGTGGAAATCGCGCATCAAGAAATAAATTCATGTCTTCAATCGTCCGCAAATTCGATACCCCCGCATGGCATAACTCAGTTGTCACCTTTTTAAT ATACTGTACAGAGATACTCTCTTTACTCCCTTTCGTGTTACCTGAAGAGCCTCTGTATTTGATTTACGCTATAAATAGAGTTATACAAGTTAGGTCTGGGGGAATCGAGTCCAATATGAAAACATTCCTACATAAGTTACAAGAGCAAATCCCAAAACAACCTGAAAATAGTGTAGTCCAACACGAGCCAGAGCCAGAGCCAGAGCCTGAGCCTGAGCCAGAGCCAACTGCTCAACCTGTTTCTGGTGAGGAGCCCATTGTAGATGAGAATGCACCAGTTAAAGAAGAGGCTCCCAATGAGATTAAAGAAGAAGCTCCCACTGAGGTTAAAGAAGAGGTGGTTGCTACTGAGGTTAATAATGTCACTGAAACCGAGCCTATGGATGTTGATCAACAATCAATGAACTATGCCAATTCTGTTGTTATTATATCCCCGGATGATCTTCCACACATCCAG GGTGACTGCCTTGCAGCTTGTGCATTGCAACTACTTCTGAAGCTGAAAAGGCACCTAAAAATAATCTATAGTTTAGATGATGCTCGATGCCAG GCTTTTTCTCCAGCTGACCCTCCGAAACCAGGGGAGTTTCTTTCACGACAGAATATCCCATTCAACGTGGGTGAGGTGGATACCACTCGACCCACCACCTACCAGGAGATTTTACAAAGATATCAG GAATTCAAGAACGCGTTGAGAGAAGACACAGTCGACTACTCGGTCTACACAGCAAATATCAAAAGGAAACGTCCTCCTGGAAGGAAGCCTGGAACTACAAAAGCAGTATTACAAAGCCGTGTGAACAACGGGAACAACAATAAAGATTCCGATGACGATTCCGGTGATGAGAATTGGGGAAGCGGGACCCGCGTAACAACCGGTGTGAGAAGAGGCGGTATCACCACCAGAAGTAGACAAAGGTTATAG